In the genome of Streptomyces sp. NBC_00190, one region contains:
- a CDS encoding FMN reductase produces the protein MKLIVVSAGLSTPSSTRLLADRLAEAARDELAARGQAPSTEVVELRELAGDIAGRLVTGFPPPRLSAAIDAATAADGLIVVTPVFAASYSGLFKSFFDVIDPDALSGKPVVIAATGGTARHSLVLEHAVRPLFAYLRAVAVPTAVFAASEDWGSGGDEYTDGLPGRVRRAGVELAALMAARPVGEEPEDDVTVLERQLADLRFD, from the coding sequence ATGAAGCTGATCGTCGTCTCCGCGGGGCTGAGCACCCCCTCCTCCACCCGCCTGCTCGCGGACCGGCTGGCCGAGGCGGCCCGCGACGAACTCGCCGCCCGGGGGCAGGCGCCGTCGACCGAGGTCGTGGAGCTGCGGGAACTGGCCGGCGACATCGCGGGCCGCCTCGTGACCGGCTTTCCGCCGCCGCGACTGAGCGCCGCGATCGACGCGGCGACGGCGGCTGACGGCCTGATCGTGGTGACTCCCGTGTTCGCGGCTTCCTACAGCGGTCTCTTCAAGTCCTTCTTCGACGTGATCGATCCGGACGCCCTCTCCGGGAAGCCGGTCGTGATCGCGGCGACGGGCGGTACCGCCCGCCACTCCCTGGTCCTTGAGCACGCCGTACGCCCGCTCTTCGCCTACCTCCGCGCCGTCGCCGTCCCCACCGCCGTGTTCGCGGCCTCCGAGGACTGGGGCTCGGGGGGAGACGAGTACACCGACGGCCTGCCCGGCCGCGTCCGCCGGGCGGGCGTCGAGCTCGCCGCGCTCATGGCGGCGCGCCCGGTCGGTGAAGAGCCCGAGGACGACGTCACCGTCCTCGAACGGCAACTCGCCGACCTGCGCTTCGACTGA
- a CDS encoding alpha/beta fold hydrolase → MPYITVGQENTNPIELYFEDQGGGQPVVLIHGFPLDGHSWERQSAALLDAGYRVITYDRRGFGRSSQPTIGYDYDTFAADLNTVMETLDLKDAVLVGFSMGTGEVARYVSTYGSGRVAKVAFLASLEPCLLKSDDNPDGVAPKEFFDGVVAAVKADRYAYYTAFFNDFYNLDENLGTRISEEAVRNSWNTAARGGSFAASAAPATWYTDFRADIPSVDVPALILHGTADRILPAEGTARPFHKALPSADYVEIEGAPHGLLWTHAEEVNTALLAFLAK, encoded by the coding sequence ATGCCGTACATCACCGTGGGCCAGGAGAACACCAACCCCATAGAGCTGTACTTCGAGGACCAGGGTGGCGGGCAGCCCGTCGTCCTCATCCACGGCTTCCCGCTCGACGGCCACTCCTGGGAACGCCAGAGCGCCGCGCTGCTCGACGCCGGCTACCGCGTGATCACGTACGACCGCCGCGGTTTCGGGCGGTCCTCGCAGCCGACCATCGGCTACGACTACGACACCTTCGCGGCCGACCTGAACACCGTGATGGAGACCCTCGACCTGAAGGACGCCGTCCTGGTCGGTTTCTCCATGGGCACCGGCGAGGTCGCCCGCTACGTGTCCACGTACGGCTCCGGCCGTGTCGCCAAGGTCGCCTTCCTGGCCTCGCTCGAGCCCTGCCTGCTGAAGAGCGACGACAACCCGGACGGCGTCGCCCCGAAGGAGTTCTTCGACGGCGTCGTCGCCGCCGTCAAGGCCGACCGCTACGCCTACTACACGGCCTTCTTCAACGACTTCTACAACCTCGACGAGAACCTGGGCACCCGCATCAGCGAGGAGGCCGTCCGCAACAGCTGGAACACTGCGGCCCGCGGCGGCTCCTTCGCCGCGTCCGCCGCGCCGGCGACCTGGTACACCGACTTCCGCGCCGACATACCGTCCGTCGACGTGCCGGCCCTGATCCTGCACGGCACCGCCGACCGCATCCTGCCGGCCGAGGGCACGGCACGCCCGTTCCACAAGGCGCTCCCGTCGGCCGACTACGTCGAGATCGAGGGCGCCCCGCACGGTCTGCTGTGGACCCACGCCGAGGAGGTCAACACCGCCCTCCTCGCCTTCCTGGCGAAGTGA
- a CDS encoding LLM class flavin-dependent oxidoreductase: MQFGIFTVGDVTPDPTNGRTPTERERIKAMVAIALKAEEVGLDVFATGEHHNPPFVPSSPTTMLGYIAARTEKLILSTSTTLITTNDPVKIAEDYAMLQHLADGRVDLMLGRGNTGPVYPWFGQDIRQGINLAKENYTLLRRLWREDVVDWEGTFRTPLQAFTSTPRPLDGVPPFVWHGSIRSPEIAEQAAFYGDGFFHNNIFWPADHTRRMVQLYRRRFAHHGHGRPEDAIVGLGGQVFMRKNSQDAVREFRPYFDNAPVYGHGPSLEDFTEQTPLTVGSPQQVIERTLSFREAVGDYQRQLFLMDHAGLPLKTVLEQLDILGEEVVPVLRREFTKGRPADVPEAPTHASLRAVREVSAA, translated from the coding sequence ATGCAGTTCGGCATCTTCACCGTCGGGGACGTGACCCCCGACCCCACCAACGGTCGCACTCCGACCGAACGCGAGCGCATCAAGGCGATGGTGGCCATCGCGCTCAAGGCCGAGGAGGTCGGCCTGGACGTCTTCGCGACCGGCGAGCACCACAACCCGCCGTTCGTACCGTCGTCGCCGACCACCATGCTCGGCTACATCGCCGCCCGCACCGAGAAGCTGATCCTGTCCACGTCCACGACGCTGATCACCACGAACGACCCGGTGAAGATCGCCGAGGACTACGCGATGCTCCAGCACCTGGCCGACGGCCGGGTCGACCTCATGCTGGGGCGCGGCAACACCGGTCCGGTCTACCCGTGGTTCGGCCAGGACATCCGACAGGGCATCAACCTCGCCAAGGAGAACTACACGCTGCTGCGCCGGCTGTGGCGCGAGGACGTCGTGGACTGGGAGGGCACGTTCCGGACGCCGCTCCAGGCCTTCACCTCGACACCGCGGCCCCTGGACGGCGTCCCGCCCTTCGTCTGGCACGGCTCCATCAGGTCCCCCGAGATCGCGGAGCAGGCCGCCTTCTACGGCGACGGCTTCTTCCACAACAACATCTTCTGGCCGGCCGACCACACCAGGCGCATGGTGCAGCTCTACCGGCGCCGGTTCGCGCACCACGGCCACGGCCGGCCGGAGGACGCCATCGTCGGCCTGGGCGGACAGGTCTTCATGCGCAAGAACTCCCAGGACGCCGTAAGGGAGTTCCGTCCCTACTTCGACAACGCTCCCGTGTACGGCCACGGCCCGTCGCTCGAGGACTTCACCGAGCAGACCCCGCTGACGGTGGGCTCTCCCCAGCAGGTCATCGAGCGGACCCTGTCGTTCCGGGAGGCCGTCGGCGACTACCAGCGCCAGCTGTTCCTGATGGACCACGCGGGCCTGCCCCTGAAGACCGTCCTTGAACAGCTCGACATCCTCGGCGAAGAGGTCGTGCCCGTGCTGCGGAGGGAATTCACCAAGGGGCGTCCGGCCGACGTGCCGGAGGCCCCCACGCACGCGTCCCTTCGAGCCGTCCGGGAGGTGTCCGCCGCATGA